Proteins encoded by one window of Capra hircus breed San Clemente chromosome 8, ASM170441v1, whole genome shotgun sequence:
- the CYLC2 gene encoding cylicin-2: protein MSVPRFQKINFGAYDNYVPVSELSKKSWNQQHFALVFPKPPRPGKRRRSKPSQLRENISPNYDAEKLRGDRKRPLWMHRSLMRISERPSVYLAARSQHPQKATSPSKEDAKKAAKPSSLMLKKSKEDKDKSDSEAESTVSKEKSRKLSKAQEEKPDEKKDLKKERKDSKKGKESATESEDEKAGGEKGAKKDRKGSKKGKESPSDSGGEKGDAKKDSKKDKKDSKKGKESATESEGEKGDAKKDSKKDKKDSKKGKESATESEGEKGDAKKDSKKDKKDSKKGKESATESEGEKGDDKKDKGKKASKKGKESDSKTEGEKEDAKKDSKKDKKDSKKAKESATESEGEKGDAKKDDKKDKKAPKKGKESATESEGEKKDAKKDKEGKKEPKKAGEKGDESKDKKDSKKKDSKKEKKDEKKPGEAESEPKDAAKKDAKKDAKKDAKKDAKKDGKKDAKKGK from the exons ccaaaaaataaactttgGAGCATATGATAATTACGTTCCAG tcagTGAATTAAGCAAAAAATCATGGAATCAGCAACACTTTGCCCTGGTATTTCCCAAACCACCAAGGCCAGGAAAAAGAAGGAGATCAAAACCTTCCCAACTACGAGAAAATATAAGTCCA AATTATGATGCAGAGAAGTTAAGGGGAGATCGTAAACGACCTTTATGGATGCACCGTTCTTTAATGAGAATTTCTGAGAGACCATCTGTTTATTTAGCTGCCAGGAGTCAGCATCCCCAGAAAGCAACTTCTCCCTCCAAGGAGGATGCTAAAAAGGCAGCTAAACCTTCATCTTTGATGCTTAAGAAAAGTAAAGAAGACAAGGACAAATCAGATTCAGAAGCAGAGTCCACAGTTTCAAAGGAAAAATCCAGGAAACTTTCAAAAGCTCAAGAAGAGAAACCAGATGAaaagaaagacttaaaaaaagagagaaaagattcaAAGAAGGGCAAGGAATCAGCGACAGAATCTGAAGATGAAAAAGCAGGTGGAGAGAAAGGTGCTAAAAAAGATAGGAAGGGCTCAAAGAAGGGCAAGGAGTCTCCTTCAGATTCAGGAGGTGAAAAAGGAGATGCAAAGAAAGATTccaaaaaagataagaaagattCAAAAAAGGGCAAGGAGTCTGCTACAGAAtcagaaggtgaaaaaggagatgcAAAGAAAGATTccaaaaaagataagaaagattCAAAAAAGGGCAAGGAGTCTGCTACAGAAtcagaaggtgaaaaaggagatgcAAAGAAAGATTccaaaaaagataagaaagattCAAAGAAGGGCAAGGAGTCTGCTACAGAAtcagaaggtgaaaaaggagatgaCAAAAAAGATAAAGGTAAGAAAGCATCAAAGAAGGGCAAGGAGTCTGATTCAAAGACAGAAGGCGAAAAAGAAGATGCAAAGAAAGATTccaaaaaagataagaaagattCAAAGAAGGCCAAGGAGTCTGCTACAGAAtcagaaggtgaaaaaggagatgcAAAGAAAGATGacaaaaaagataagaaagcacCGAAGAAGGGCAAGGAGTCTGCTACAGAATCAGAAGGTGAAAAGAAAGATGCAAAGAAGGATAAGGAAGGGAAAAAGGAGCCAAAGAAAGCCGGTGAGAAAGGTGATGAATCAAAGGACAAAAAAGATTCGAAGAAGAAggatagtaaaaaagaaaagaaggatgaGAAGAAGCCTGGCGAGGCAGAAAGTGAACCAAAGGATGCAGCCAAGAAGGATGCCAAGAAGGATGCTAAGAAGGACGCCAAGAAGGATGCCAAGAAGGACGGCAAGAAAGATGCCAAAAAGGGAAAGTAG